The following proteins are encoded in a genomic region of Ostrinia nubilalis chromosome 1, ilOstNubi1.1, whole genome shotgun sequence:
- the LOC135088466 gene encoding uncharacterized protein LOC135088466, giving the protein MSIITSPLQEITLSRNLVNLEAVLFYPKLILFENKNVVHVLDLLTKNVKDPDKSEYSFVGDEIIDKVFHNNHVWLLLRTNKIVVMDVDNGFISTVYVDSHKLSHFLKTSETVFLISESGECLNLPYKDQELSLKLKAGSTEEIAVLEKAPVQHNAIKYNQYNTILINPQLGLEFTNENNIVVKCPITKLSATISVNMPIHHLVPWDEAIVLAHDQNMWVADLKNGESLFTFPNNGFKCYPVSIHDYTLYYITYKATEIQICCARNTSMSPLRNLADEVLDRSIAKISSQEKLKIQLTAITEDIITEKNPIQVTQLQSYFDNIEDYNFLIDVAYKLCQHNLTYKSILYSLQNKVYAAGNTDLVTKLADLVIKVDLLEYICFKDNKNYQNSNLFDKDVTELCIMFISNHDLDLASICWLKYNEVKLTINSEDVLEILYSIPHNIKMGSLLIWLKNFVPLLLDENPFFIDLFVKWTMERILKLEQSGYWPKIGLKFIEDIINVLELSLKMIAVRPVSMDDLDILKDRINYILELKEKYKINMLLSELSSQSPNEVALIMLRRCYNEDLEIFLRDYLPSYAARHLFELDDTLRAFIESEAALSGGGVDSFRLKVVLSAFRSTTSKLECLLQVLKVLHVPWDSNVLELAVAAAASATKDFTVTDIDRTLAQEVQKELNYANVKVVLKKYNFPLTCTDYMLVLNKIMRTTPVDLNDLKIITGVMTNFKNYGNILFIDKCLHSCETRNALDYFNNLTNKEKTILIKTVMNKYEQIVSGDTCNLTLEKNYLDFLKGTQLLNEIQITTIENLYYLKNSYDITVTLNNLYIEEAISGITSIWMRKDGHTASSAQGGCVSQLTRTEKSRDSILSNLLRRTSTNHDVRKLLENILYSQSSDDAISALNSFKNGKNSLLLMNSFRILVELLIKCEESYMHYLIKYLSILNALLNADTKLKNLSVAWKFQYIYLPMSSIKSMNEFIDFIEKYISQNILMVDAYHILDGHDFIPFRMVSYIIQDLIITGQIFTEELYAMRDKITRKVLTKAVLSQDLDEVLLTNLLLILSKFEEVNDSMWLIDTLKGQGETLSPAFVRFLSSPVIRRTFALEDSFGNTVPYQPQHLLKVKFNINLADIALPENTEETWDVKVILFCVLKQYPNTSFDKLVQICRTLNISVNDGLSLQLVSLLSSWELNYKLFNDNLNCRQISFGNTEKELMSQCLIIWENIDDKDLIKDILNDFWKNGEVCLHGRTISINPYYYEVYLCIFNLLFGKSTDLRDMKEYFLLNFLKDYRRKSPPKQYEFELFSVKGMFPEVGYYRLPFPLFMRDDMWSNLKSEITLETYERWIPVVALLSLDADLQTARDMICSNALKQTMTSRKNSDGCNIEASENEPWRLTTREEPLLRSAHRCVRHIANMEWAGACLFYVLQGCARGADQVAAAQLCYQFAQRWAAVQPGNRAVRQMERLHLTLATRHALHKIEWVCEEFVRLSTEPAQLIRALYLHPSFVEKMSRHDINRAATEIADKNGINISSIRFQILENILDKTYEENKNKKNSGLNRKDLLTAKYILKATCPKMGAIYLSRIVFDDESDFNKCKKLRALQCLMSVIEADTAVKVTNRGREDLWKFLLELLCVVNLENEDLPWVVSTFMQDKIRAIEQLLQAGTNVEGLKVAAELARRYGNIQIIRELIPLLLRAGLYEVMTPLLLRASSPPNEVICAAWRAVIVSPFQRADYPITERQKIHCLTAINLLPVCPIIKDEDLLEIWKNCLRCKCVGIGCLVLPYMTSKTRSSLSELQRIDKRNLIASLKNLHAETYLVSSAMYVIENMSFKGQQR; this is encoded by the exons ATGTCTATAATAACATCACCATTACAAGAAATTACGTTATCCCGAAATCTGGTGAACTTGGAAGCTGTGCTGTTTTACCCCAAACTAATCCTATTcgaaaacaaaaatgttgtgCATGTATTGGATTTACTGACCAAAAATGTGAAAGATCCTGACAAATCCGAATATTCCTTTGTTGGTGACGAGATAATCGACAAAGTTTTTCATAACAATCACGTATGGCTATTATTGAGGACCAATAAAATTGTGGTTATGGATGTTGATAATGGATTTATATCTACTGTTTATGTTGATAGTCATAAATTAAGCCACTTTCTAAAAACATCCGAGAcagtatttttaattagtgaAAGTGGTGAATGTCTGAATTTGCCCTACAAGGATCAAGAACTGAGTTTAAAATTGAAGGCTGGTTCAACAGAAGAAATAGCTGTCTTAGAAAAAGCACCAGTACAACATAATGCAATCAAATACAATCAATACAATACAATCTTAATAAATCCACAACTAGGTCTAGAATTCACAAATGAAAACAATATTGTTGTGAAATGTCCAATTACCAAATTATCTGCAACTATTTCTGTTAACATGCCAATACATCACTTGGTGCCATGGGATGAGGCAATTGTTTTAGCCCATGATCAAAATATGTGGGTCGCTGATTTGAAAAATGGGGAATCTTTATTTACTTTCCCAAACAATGGCTTTAAATGTTATCCAGTGTCAATTCATGATTACACTCTCTACTATATCACTTACAAGGCTACAGAG ATCCAAATATGCTGTGCAAGGAATACATCTATGTCACCATTGAGGAATTTAGCTGATGAAGTATTGGACAGAAGTATAGCCAAAATTTCTTCTCAAGAAAAACTCAAAATACAGCTTACGGCAATTACTGAAGATATCATCACTGAAAAGAACCCTATACAGGTAACACAACTACAGTCATATTTTGATAATATAGAAGATTATAATTTCCTCATTGATGTAGCTTATAAGCTTTGTCAGCATAATCTTACATATAAATCCATTTTATACTCACTTCAGAATAAAGTGTATGCTGCAGGAAATACTGATTTAGTTACTAAACTGGCTGATCTTGTTATAAAAGTTGATTTATTGGAATATATTTGTTTTAAAGATAACAAGAATTATCAGAATAGCaatttatttgataaggatGTGACAGAACTTTGTATAATGTTTATTTCAAATCATGATTTAGATTTAGCTTCTATATGTTGGTTGAAATACAATGAAGTCAAGTTAACTATAAATTCGGAAGATGTCCTCGAAATATTATATTCAATACCACACAATATAAAAATGGGTTCTCTTTTAATTTGGCTTAAAAATTTCGTGCCTTTGCTTTTAGATGAGAATCCATTTTTCATAGATCTTTTTGTTAAATGGACTATGGAAAGAATTCTTAAATTGGAGCAATCTGGGTATTGGCCCAAAATAGGCTTAAAATTTATTGAAGACATCATCAATGTTTTGGAGTTGTCATTAAAAATGATCGCTGTTCGTCCTGTGTCTATGGATGACTTGGATATACTGAAAGATCGCATAAACTATATATTAGAGTTAAAGGagaaatataaaattaacaTGTTATTAAGTGAGTTAAGCTCTCAAAGCCCTAATGAAGTTGCTCTTATAATGTTACGAAGATGTTATAATGAAGATCTAGAAATATTTTTGCGTGATTATTTACCATCTTATGCTGCTCGACATTTGTTTGAACTAGATGATACACTGAGGGCATTTATAGAAAGTGAAGCTGCTCTTAGCGGTGGTGGAGTTGATAGTTTTCGTTTAAAAGTAGTATTGAGTGCCTTTCGTTCAACAACTTCAAAACTAGAATGCTTGCTGCAAGTATTGAAAGTGTTACATGTTCCATGGGACTCGAACGTCCTTGAATTGGCTGTTGCTGCTGCTGCCTCTGCAACTAAAGATTTTACTGTCACTGATATTGATCGAACATTAGCACAGGAAGTGCAGAAAGAACTTAACTATGCCAATGTGAAAGTTGTattgaaaaagtataattttcctCTAACATGCACTGATTACATGTTAGTGTTGAATAAGATAATGAGAACAACACCAGTTGacttaaatgacttaaaaataattactggAGTCAtgacaaattttaaaaattatgggAACATTTTGTTTATAGACAAATGCCTTCATAGCTGTGAAACAAGAAACGCATTAGATTACTTCAATAActtaacaaataaagaaaaaactatTCTGATTAAAACAGTCATGAATAAATatgagcaaattgtaagtggaGATACTTGCAATTTAACTCTGGAAAAGAATTATTTAGATTTCCTCAAAGGTACACAACTTTTGAATGAAATCCAAATAACTACTATTGAAAACCTATACTATCTGAAAAACTCTTATGATATTACAGTAACTCTTAATAACTTATACATTGAAGAAGCTATATCTGGAATCACATCCATCTGGATGCGTAAAGATGGACATACAGCCAGCTCTGCTCAAGGAGGATGCGTTTCACAACTCACACGCACAGAAAAGTCCCGCGATTCTATTTTATCAAATCTTTTACGGCGGACTTCGACTAACCATGATGTTAGAAAATTACTGGAGAATATATTGTATAGCCAATCAAGTGATGATGCAATATCAGCTTTGAATAGTTTCAAAAATGGCAAAAATTCGTTATTATTAATGAATTCATTCAGGATTCTAGTTGAACTCCTCATCAAATGCGAAGAGAGTTATATGCACTATTTGATAAAATACTTGTCTATATTAAATGCGTTACTGAATGCGGACACTAAGTTAAAGAATTTGTCAGTAGCATGGAAATttcaatacatttatttaccaatGTCGTCTATCAAAAGCATGAATGAATTTATTGATTTCATTGAAAAGTATATttctcaaaatattttaatggttGATGCTTATCACATTTTGGATGGTCATGATTTTATTCCATTTCGAATGGTTTCTTACATTATTCAAGATTTAATTATTACTGGACAAATATTCACGGAAGAGTTATACGCAATGCGTGACAAAATAACTCGAAAAGTATTGACTAAAGCAGTACTATCCCAAGACCTTGATGAAGTATTACTAACAAATCTATTACTCATTTTGAGTAAATTTGAAGAAGTAAACGACTCGATGTGGTTAATAGACACATTAAAAGGTCAAGGGGAAACTTTATCACCTGCTTTTGTTCGCTTCCTTTCTTCGCCTGTAATTCGTCGTACATTTGCACTGGAAGATAGTTTTGGAAATACAGTTCCTTACCAACCACAACATTTACTCAAGGTAAAATTTAACATCAATTTAGCAGATATAGCTCTTCCTGAAAACACTGAAGAGACTTGGGACGTTAAAGTGATCCTATTTTGTGTTTTAAAACAATATCCCAATACTTCTTTTGATAAACTGGTACAGATTTGCCGCACATTAAATATTTCAGTAAATGATGGATTATCTTTACAGTTGGTATCATTACTATCGTCTTGGGAGCTTAACTATAAATTGTTCAATGATAACTTGAACTGTCGACAAATATCTTTTGGAAATACGGAAAAAGAGTTAATGTCTCAATGTTTAATTATCTGGGAGAATATTGATGATAAAGATTTAATAAAGGACATATTGAATGATTTTTGGAAAAATGGTGAAGTCTGTTTACATGGTCGGACAATCTCTATAAATCCTTACTACTATGAAGTATATCTGtgcatatttaatttattatttgggAAATCTACGGATTTAAGGGAcatgaaagaatattttttgCTTAACTTTTTGAAAGATTACCGAAGAAAAAGCCCTCCTAAACAATACGAATTTGAGCTATTTTCCGTTAAGGGTATGTTTCCTGAAGTTGGGTATTATCGTTTACCGTTTCCTCTATTTATGCGTGATGACATGTGGTCTAATTTAAAATCAGAAATTACTCTAGAAACATATGAACGGTGGATACCTGTCGTTGCCTTGCTCTCTTTAGATGCTGATCTACAAACTGCCAGAGATATGATTTGTAGTAACGCATTGAAACAAACAATGACTTCACGGAAGAATTCAGATGGTTGTAATATAGAGGCATCGGAAAATGAACCCTGGCGATTAACGACACGAGAAGAACCTTTGCTTCGTTCTGCGCATCGATGTGTGCGACATATTGCAAATATGGAATGGGCCGGTGCATGTTTATTCTATGTACTTCAAGGTTGTGCCCGTGGTGCTGATCAAGTCGCTGCAGCACAATTGTGTTATCAGTTCGCACAGCGGTGGGCCGCTGTTCAGCCTGGTAATCGAGCTGTCCGACAAATGGAACGTTTGCATTTAACACTTGCTACGCGACATGCTTTACATAAAATTGAATGGGTTTGTGAAGAGTTCGTTCGCCTTTCTACCGAGCCTGCTCAACTTATTCGCGCATTGTATCTTCATCCTTCGTTTGTTGAGAAAATGTCTAGACATGATATCAATCGTGCTGCTACTGAAATTGCTGATAAAAACGGAATAAACATAAGCTCTATTAGGTTTCAAATTTTGGAGAATATTCTCGATAAAACGTAcgaagaaaacaaaaataagaaaaattcaGGATTAAACAGAAAAGATCTGTTAACTGCAAAGTACATATTAAAGGCAACATGTCCCAAAATGGGAGCAATTTATCTGTCGCGAATCGTATTTGACGATGAAAGCGATTTCAACAAATGTAAGAAATTGCGGGCTCTTCAGTGTTTGATGAGTGTTATAGAAGCTGACACTGCTGTGAAGGTTACAAATCGTGGACGTGAAGATTTATGGAAGTTCCTTTTGGAGCTACTATGCGTTGTAAATTTGGAAAACGAGGACTTGCCATGGGTGGTTTCCACATTTATGCAAGACAAAATACGTGCCATTGAACAGTTGCTTCAAGCTGGTACAAATGTCGAAGGATTGAAAGTTGCTGCTGAATTGGCACGAAGATATGGCAACATACAAATTATTCGAGAACTCATACCTTTGCTACTACGTGCTGGTTTATATGAAGTCATGACACCACTACTGCTAAGAGCTTCTTCGCCTCCTAATGAAGTTATTTGTGCAGCATGGCGCGCAGTTATAGTATCTCCATTCCAGCGTGCTGATTATCCTATAACGGAACGCCAAAAAATTCACTGCCTTACTGCTATTAATTTACTACCTGTTTGTCCTATAATTAAAGATGAAGATTTATTAGAAATTTGGAAGAATTGTTTAAGATGTAAATGTGTTGGTATAGGATGTTTAGTTTTACCATATATGACTTCTAAAACGAGGTCGTCACTATCTGAGTTACAAAGAATTGATAAGAGAAACTTGATTGCTAGTTTGAAGAACTTGCATGCTGAGACTTATCTTGTCTCAAGTGCTATGTATGTAATAGAAAATATGTCATTTAAAGGTCAACAAAgataa
- the LOC135088476 gene encoding ankyrin repeat domain-containing protein 49-like, whose translation MSDSDDSDIYQHRAFREIHRAIRNYKKDPKTAGMFVSGWDDADEGVDEVENPEDNPTDHILWAAEKGDVNTIKELLTKQPDLVHVQDPDGYTPLHRAAYGNHAVAISYLLSGGANIHAETEVGWTPLHSACNWNNYNAVARLLAAGADPNAMSAGGQTPMHLAAAISHSKSTLVLLFLRDDVVQAAEKKNISGETPKQLALRHGIYAPLFEMVMPAMSYIHSDAFTFNPFIQRQVMIDKS comes from the exons ATGTCGGATTCTGATGATTCAGATATTTATCAACACCGTGCATTTCGCGAAATCCATAGGGCTATCAGGAATTATAAAAAAGATCCGAAAACAGCGGGGATGTTTGTGTCAGGCTGGGACGATGCTGACGAGGGTGTAGATGAAGTGGAAAACCCTGAAG ACAATCCAACTGATCATATACTATGGGCTGCTGAAAAAGGCGATGTGAATACTATCAAAGAGTTACTGACAAAACAACCAGACTTAGTACATGTGCAAGATCCAGATGGATATACACCATTGCATCGTGCTGCATATGGAAATCATGCAGTTGCTATATCATACTTACTCAGTGGTGGAGCAAATATACACGCTGAAACAGAAGTAGGATGGACACCACTCCATTCAGCTTGCAACTGGAATAATTATAATGCAGTAGCAAGGTTACTAGCAGCAGGTGCTGATCCAAATGCTATGTCTGCAGGAG GGCAAACACCAATGCATTTAGCTGCAGCAATTAGCCACAGTAAATCTACATTGGTGTTGTTGTTTCTTAGAGATGATGTGGTTCAGGCggccgaaaaaaaaaacatttctggAGAGACACCCAAGCAATTAGCACTTCGTCATGGAATCTATGCTCCTTTGTTTGAAATGGTTATGCCTGCTATGTCTTATATACATTCTGATGCATTTACGTTTAATCCCTTTATTCAGAGGCAGGTCATGATTGATAAATCTTAA